A segment of the Acidobacteriota bacterium genome:
CTGCTCGGCGCGCGCCACGTCGATGTCCGCGGCTTTTTCCGCGGTCTCGGCAAGGATGATCACCTTGTTGGGCAGCACCTCGGCGAATCCCCACGCGACCGCGAGATGCTCTTCCCCGCCGCCCGGCTTCTTGTAGCTGATCTCCCCCACGGCCAGCTCGGTGATCAGCGGTGCGTGTCCCGGCAAGATGCCGAGGTATCCCTTCTTGCCGGGGATCTGCGCCTCGGTGGCCGTCTCGCGCACCACGGCCTTCTCGGGCGTCACGATCTCGAGTTGAAAAGAATCTGCCATTGGTCTTTGGTCTTTGGTCTTTGGTCGTCGCCAGCCGTTTTTGCTAGCGACCAGGGACTAGCGACTAGCGACTTCCTACGCTGCCGCCTTCATCTTCTCCGCCGTCTCCAGCACTTCCTCGATCGCACCCTTCATGTAGAAGGCCTGCTCGGGGATATCGTCGTACTTACCCTCGATGATGCCCTTGAAGCTGCGCACGGTGTCGGCGACCTTCACGTACCGTCCCTTGATGCCGGTGAACTGCTCGGCAACGTGGAACGGCTGCGAAAGGAATTTCTGGATCTTGCGGGCACGCGTGACCATGAGCTTGTCTTCTTCGGAAAGCTCGTCGATGCCGAGGATGGCGATGATGTCCTGCAAATCCTTGTAGCGTTGCAGCACGCGCTTCACGCCCTGCGCCACGTCGTAATGCTCCTGGCCGACGATGCGCGGATCCAGGATGCGCGAGGTCGAAGCCAGCGGGTCAACGGCTGGGTAGATGCCGATCTCGGTCAGCGGACGCGACAACACCGTGGTCGCGTCGAGGTGAGCGAAAGTCGTGGCCGGCGCCGGATCGGTCAGATCGTCGGCGGGCACGTAGATGGCCTGCACCGAAGTCACCGAACCTTTCTTGGTCGAAGTGATGCGCTCCTGCAACTCGCCCATCTCGGTGGCGAGGTTGGGCTGGTATCCCACCGCGCTCGGCATGCGGCCGAGCAGCGCGGACACCTCCGAACCTGCCTGGGTGAAGCGAAAGATATTGTCGATGAAGAGCAGCGTGTCCGCGCCTTCTTCGTCGCGGAAGTATTCCGCGACGGTCAGGCCGGTGAGCGCGACTCGCAAACGCGCCCCGGGCGGCTCCGTCATCTGTCCGTAGACCAGCGCGGCCTTTGAATTCTTCCAGTCGCCGGGCTTGATCACTCCCGACTCCGTCATCTCCAGCCACAAATCGTTGCCTTCGCGCGTGCGCTCGCCCACGCCGGCGAACACGCTGAATCCGCCGTGGTTCTTGGCGACGTTGTTGATGAGCTCCATGATCACGACCGTCTTGCCGACACCCGCGCCGCCGAACAATCCGATCTTGCCACCCCTCAAGAACGGCTGGATGAGATCGACGACCTTCACGCCCGTCTCGAACATCTCGGCGCTGGTCGCTTGCTCGTCAAACGCGGGCGCGAGACGGTGGATGGGCAGCCGCTTCTTCGTGCCGATGGGACCAAGGTTGTCCACTGGCTCGCCGATCACGTTCATCACGCGCCCCAGCGTCTCCTTGCCCACGGGCACCGAGATCGGCCCGGCCTGGTCGATGGCTTTCATGCCGCGCACCATGCCGTCGGTGGGCTGCATCGCGACGCAGCGCACGCGGCCTTCGCCGAGATGCTGCTGCACTTCCAGGACCACGTCGATGGGTGAAGGCACGGTAAAGCCTTCGCTGACCACGCGCACCGCCTCGTAGATGGGCGGAAGTTTCCCTTCCGGGAATTGCACGTCGACCGCCGGTCCGGAGATCTGGATCACTCTGCCAACATTCTCTGCCATAAATCCCTCAGTTTCCGTCCTACAGCGCCGCTGCTCCTGAAACGATCTCGATGATCTCTTTCGTGATCTTTGCTTGTCGCGCCCGGTTCATCACCAGGGTGAGCGAATCGATCATGTCGCTGGCGTTGTTGGTCGCCGAATCCATAGCCGTCATGCGTGCGGCGTGTTCGGCCGCGATCGATTCGAGCAGCGCGCGGAACACCTGCACCACCACGTACTTGGGCAGCAAGCTGCGGAAGAGTTCGTCGGGCGTCTGCTCGTAGATGTAGTCCACCTGCGCGGTCGCGAAGGTGGCGGCGGCACGGTCCATGTCGGTGGTGTCGGCTTTGTGGACGCTCACGCCGGCGCGTTCGGCTGCTTCAGCCGCACGCTCGCGCTGCTCGCGCGACATCTCGTCCGTCTGCTGCGAGCCGGTGACACCGATCTCTTCGACGGGCAAGACCTCTTCCACCACCAGGCGCTGCGAGATCACGCTCTTGAACTCGTTGAACGCGACGTAGACGGAATCGATCTCTTCTTTGGTGTAGCGCTCGATGACCCAGTCGGTCAGCTCGGCAGCGTGCCGGTATTCCAGCTTGTTGAGGATGCCCACGTGCTCCGCGGTGAGATACACGCCGGGCGGAACCCGTTCGCCTTGTTCCACGCTGCCGGCCTGGGCATCTTGCATGGATCCGCCGATCTTGAGTTCTTTCTGGGTCGTTTTAGGCAGCGGGCTGTAACGGCGCTTGAAGAAATCGCGCCCCTTGCGTCCCACGGCCACGATCTCGACCGTCTTGCCGGCCTTCGACTCAAGGAAGCGCGCTGCGGCCTTCAGGATGTTGGTGTTGAACGCGCCTGCCAACCCCTTTTCGCCGGTCACCACGATGAGCAGGATGTTCCGCTCCGGACGCCGCGCCAGCAGCGGATGCTTCGCTACGCCCGTCTCCGGATCGTAGACCTCGGCGCGCGAGACCAATGACTTCAGCACGTTGGTCAACATCTGCGCGTACGGACGCGCTGCGAGCGCGCGCTCCTGCGCGCGGCGCAGGCGTGCCGCCGAGACCATCTGCATGGCCTTGGTGATCTGCCGCGTGTTGCGCACACTGCGGATACGCCGCCGGATGTCGAGAATGTTCGCCATGACTCCAGTTTCCAGTTTCGAGTTTCACAGTTTCGAGGGCACGAAGGTGAAACCCGAAACTTGAAACTCGTTCCTATGCTTTTGCCGCGACCGCCGACTGCTTCTCTGTCAGGAATCTCTGCTTGTAGTCGTCCAGCAGCTTCTTCATCTCGGTCTTGAGCGCATCGTCGAGCGTCTTCTTCTCCATGATCGAATTGAGCAGCCCGGCATTCATCGTGTCCACGTACTGATAAAGGCCTTTCTCGAACGGACGCACATCTTCGACCGCGAGGTCGTCGAGATATCCATTGGTGCCGGCAAAGATCACCAGGATCTGCTTGGAGAACGGCAGCGGCTCGTACTGGCCTTGCTTCAGCACCTCCACCAGACGCTGGCCGCGATTGAGCTGCGCCTGCGTCGCTTTATCGAGGTCGGAGCCGAACTGCGCGAACGCGGCCAGCTCGCGATACTGTGCGAGCTCCAGCTTCAACGTGCCCGCGACCTGACGCATGGCTTTGATCTGCGCGCTGCCGCCGACGCGGCTGACAGAGAGTCCCACGTTCACCGCGGGACGGATGCCGGAGTTGAACAAGTCGGTCTCGAGGTAGATCTGGCCGTCGGTGATGGAGATGACGTTGGTCGGGATGTAAGCAGAAACGTCGCCCGCTTGCGTCTCGATCACGGGCAGCGCGGTGAGCGAGCCGCCGCCATTCTTGTCCGAGAGTTTCGACGCGCGCTCGAGCAGGCGCGAGTGC
Coding sequences within it:
- a CDS encoding F0F1 ATP synthase subunit epsilon; the protein is MADSFQLEIVTPEKAVVRETATEAQIPGKKGYLGILPGHAPLITELAVGEISYKKPGGGEEHLAVAWGFAEVLPNKVIILAETAEKAADIDVARAEQQKKRAEEHLRSLDPDTDFERAGIALERALIRIQVAGKRGYIQA
- the atpD gene encoding F0F1 ATP synthase subunit beta — encoded protein: MAENVGRVIQISGPAVDVQFPEGKLPPIYEAVRVVSEGFTVPSPIDVVLEVQQHLGEGRVRCVAMQPTDGMVRGMKAIDQAGPISVPVGKETLGRVMNVIGEPVDNLGPIGTKKRLPIHRLAPAFDEQATSAEMFETGVKVVDLIQPFLRGGKIGLFGGAGVGKTVVIMELINNVAKNHGGFSVFAGVGERTREGNDLWLEMTESGVIKPGDWKNSKAALVYGQMTEPPGARLRVALTGLTVAEYFRDEEGADTLLFIDNIFRFTQAGSEVSALLGRMPSAVGYQPNLATEMGELQERITSTKKGSVTSVQAIYVPADDLTDPAPATTFAHLDATTVLSRPLTEIGIYPAVDPLASTSRILDPRIVGQEHYDVAQGVKRVLQRYKDLQDIIAILGIDELSEEDKLMVTRARKIQKFLSQPFHVAEQFTGIKGRYVKVADTVRSFKGIIEGKYDDIPEQAFYMKGAIEEVLETAEKMKAAA
- a CDS encoding F0F1 ATP synthase subunit gamma; translation: MANILDIRRRIRSVRNTRQITKAMQMVSAARLRRAQERALAARPYAQMLTNVLKSLVSRAEVYDPETGVAKHPLLARRPERNILLIVVTGEKGLAGAFNTNILKAAARFLESKAGKTVEIVAVGRKGRDFFKRRYSPLPKTTQKELKIGGSMQDAQAGSVEQGERVPPGVYLTAEHVGILNKLEYRHAAELTDWVIERYTKEEIDSVYVAFNEFKSVISQRLVVEEVLPVEEIGVTGSQQTDEMSREQRERAAEAAERAGVSVHKADTTDMDRAAATFATAQVDYIYEQTPDELFRSLLPKYVVVQVFRALLESIAAEHAARMTAMDSATNNASDMIDSLTLVMNRARQAKITKEIIEIVSGAAAL